The following are from one region of the Streptococcus sp. 1643 genome:
- a CDS encoding DNA translocase FtsK, which translates to MANKNTTKTRRRPSKAELERKQAIQRMLISLGIALLLIIAALKLGAAGVTLYNLIRLVVGSLAYVAIGGLLIYLFLFKWIRKQEGLLSGFLCIFAGLLLIFEAYLVWKYGLEQSVLKGTLSQVMTDLTGMRVTSFAGGGLLGVGLYIPIAFLFSNIGSYFIGVLLILVGALLVSPWSIYDVAAFIGAQFRSFMEKQEQRKQERFIKREEEKARQEAEEAARIQREQEEQDALPLPPVDPETGEILSEVPDYDFHPIPEEEWIEPEIILPQTDFDVPDMEEDFEDEEVQVDFSAKEALEYKLPSLQLFAPDKPKDQSKEKKIVRENIKILEETFASFGIKVTVERAEIGPSVTKYEVKPAVGVRVNRISNLADDLALALAAKDVRIEAPIPGKSLVGIEVPNSEIATVSFRELWEQSQTKPENLLEIPLGKAVNGTARTFDLSKMPHLLVAGSTGSGKSVAVNGIIASILMKARPDQVKFMMVDPKMVELSVYNDIPHLLIPVVTNPRKASKALQKVVDEMENRYELFAKVGVRNIAGYNAKVEEFNSQSEYKQIPLPLIVVIVDELADLMMVASKEVEDAIIRLGQKARAAGIHMILATQRPSVDVISGLIKANVPSRVAFAVSSGTDSRTILDENGAEKLLGRGDMLFKPIDENHPVRLQGSFISDDDVERIVNFIKAQADADYDDSFDPGDVPDNEGDFSDGEAGGDPLFEEAKALVIETQKASASMIQRRLSVGFNRATRLMEELEMAGVIGPAEGTKPRKVLQQ; encoded by the coding sequence ATGGCAAACAAGAATACTACAAAAACAAGACGGAGACCGTCTAAAGCAGAGCTCGAAAGAAAACAGGCTATCCAGAGGATGTTGATTTCCTTAGGAATCGCCTTGTTATTGATTATTGCAGCCCTCAAACTCGGTGCAGCAGGTGTCACTCTTTACAATCTCATTCGACTGGTTGTCGGAAGTTTGGCCTATGTGGCCATTGGTGGCCTCCTCATCTATCTTTTTCTTTTTAAATGGATCCGCAAGCAAGAGGGACTTCTGTCAGGATTTCTCTGTATCTTCGCTGGATTGCTTTTGATTTTTGAGGCCTACTTGGTATGGAAATATGGCTTGGAGCAATCAGTTCTAAAAGGGACCCTGTCTCAAGTTATGACGGACCTGACTGGTATGCGGGTGACTAGCTTCGCTGGTGGAGGCCTGCTTGGTGTTGGACTTTATATCCCCATAGCCTTTCTTTTCTCCAATATCGGGTCGTACTTTATTGGAGTTCTCTTGATTCTAGTTGGGGCACTCTTAGTTAGTCCTTGGTCTATTTATGATGTTGCAGCCTTTATTGGAGCTCAGTTCAGATCCTTCATGGAAAAACAGGAACAGAGAAAACAGGAACGCTTCATCAAGAGAGAAGAAGAGAAGGCTCGTCAAGAAGCTGAAGAAGCCGCCAGAATTCAGAGAGAACAAGAAGAACAGGATGCATTACCGCTTCCTCCTGTAGATCCTGAAACGGGAGAAATCTTATCAGAGGTACCAGACTACGATTTCCACCCAATTCCTGAGGAAGAATGGATCGAACCGGAGATTATCCTCCCTCAAACTGATTTTGACGTTCCAGATATGGAAGAAGACTTTGAGGATGAAGAGGTGCAGGTTGATTTTTCTGCCAAGGAAGCCCTTGAATACAAGCTACCAAGCTTGCAACTCTTTGCGCCAGATAAACCCAAAGATCAGTCCAAGGAAAAGAAGATTGTTCGAGAAAATATCAAAATCCTAGAAGAAACCTTTGCTAGCTTTGGTATCAAGGTGACGGTGGAACGGGCTGAAATAGGACCATCAGTTACCAAGTATGAAGTCAAGCCAGCAGTCGGTGTACGGGTTAACCGCATTTCCAATCTGGCAGACGACTTAGCGCTAGCTCTAGCAGCTAAGGATGTTCGGATTGAGGCTCCGATCCCTGGTAAATCCTTAGTCGGAATTGAAGTACCCAACTCTGAGATTGCGACCGTTTCCTTCCGTGAACTCTGGGAACAGTCTCAAACTAAACCAGAAAATCTCCTCGAAATTCCTCTGGGTAAGGCTGTCAATGGAACTGCTCGCACCTTTGACCTTTCCAAGATGCCCCACCTACTCGTTGCAGGTTCGACGGGATCAGGGAAGTCAGTCGCAGTTAACGGTATTATCGCGAGCATTCTTATGAAAGCAAGACCCGACCAGGTCAAGTTTATGATGGTGGATCCAAAGATGGTTGAGTTATCGGTGTACAATGACATTCCTCACCTCTTGATTCCAGTTGTAACCAATCCACGCAAGGCCAGCAAGGCTCTCCAAAAGGTGGTGGATGAGATGGAAAACCGTTATGAACTCTTTGCTAAGGTTGGAGTACGAAATATCGCTGGTTACAATGCCAAGGTCGAGGAATTTAATAGCCAATCTGAGTACAAACAAATACCCCTACCTTTGATTGTTGTCATTGTGGATGAGTTGGCTGACCTTATGATGGTGGCTAGCAAGGAAGTGGAAGATGCTATCATTCGTCTCGGACAGAAGGCGCGTGCTGCAGGGATTCACATGATTCTCGCAACACAGCGTCCATCAGTCGATGTCATCTCTGGTCTTATCAAGGCCAATGTCCCATCTCGTGTGGCTTTTGCAGTTTCATCGGGAACAGATTCACGAACCATCTTGGATGAGAATGGCGCTGAAAAACTGCTTGGTCGAGGAGACATGCTCTTTAAACCAATTGATGAAAATCATCCAGTCCGTCTGCAAGGATCCTTTATCTCTGATGATGATGTTGAACGCATCGTAAACTTCATCAAGGCGCAGGCTGATGCGGATTATGATGATAGCTTTGATCCAGGAGACGTCCCAGATAATGAAGGAGATTTCTCTGACGGTGAAGCTGGTGGCGATCCGCTCTTTGAAGAAGCCAAGGCTCTGGTTATCGAGACGCAGAAAGCCAGTGCCTCCATGATTCAGCGCCGTTTGTCGGTTGGATTTAACCGTGCGACCCGCCTGATGGAAGAACTCGAAATGGCAGGTGTTATCGGTCCAGCTGAGGGAACCAAACCACGAAAAGTATTGCAACAATAA
- a CDS encoding DUF6556 family protein: MSNYRRTSNKSKTEHIKKGFTVFQKTIATIGSILGLITATITIMNAMDNNKNNKKEPTTTQTTVVKEIQKESPQENTTPNKDNTSTKENTTQEETSQSNKKEEKKEEQKTTTQDSSTPATNKETSDNGTQSNTTSSETKTNQ; encoded by the coding sequence ATGTCTAATTATCGTAGAACTTCTAATAAATCAAAAACTGAACACATTAAAAAAGGATTTACTGTCTTTCAAAAAACGATTGCTACCATCGGTAGTATCCTTGGTCTCATCACCGCTACTATCACCATCATGAACGCCATGGATAATAACAAAAACAACAAAAAAGAACCGACGACAACCCAAACAACTGTTGTCAAGGAAATTCAAAAGGAATCCCCTCAGGAAAATACTACACCTAACAAGGACAACACTTCTACTAAAGAAAATACCACGCAAGAAGAAACTTCTCAATCCAATAAAAAAGAGGAGAAAAAAGAAGAACAGAAAACAACAACTCAGGACTCTTCTACACCAGCTACAAATAAAGAAACAAGTGATAATGGAACACAGTCAAATACGACGAGTTCTGAAACTAAAACGAACCAGTAA
- a CDS encoding cysteine desulfurase family protein: MIYFDNSATTKPYPEALETYMQVASKIVGNPSSLHRLGDQATRILDASRQQIADLIGKKSDEIFFTSGGTEGDNWVIKGVAFEKAQFGKHIIVSAIEHPAVKESALWLKSQGFEIDFTPVDEKGFVDVEALADLIRPDTTLVSIMAVNNEIGSIQPIEAISKLLEDKPTISFHVDAVQALAKIPTEKYLTDRVDFATFSSHKFHGVRGVGFVYIKSGKKITPLLTGGGQERDYRSTTENVAGIAATAKALRLVMEKLDLFTSKTGQMKAVIRQALLDYPDIFVFSDEEDFAPHILTFGIKGVRGEVIVHAFEDYDIFISTTSACSSKAGKPAGTLIAMGVDKDKAQSAVRLSLDLENDMSQVEQFLTKLKLIYNQTRKVR, encoded by the coding sequence ATGATCTACTTTGATAATTCGGCGACAACCAAGCCTTATCCTGAAGCACTAGAGACCTATATGCAGGTCGCTTCAAAAATTGTAGGAAATCCATCTAGTCTCCATCGTTTGGGCGACCAAGCAACACGAATTTTAGATGCTTCCCGGCAGCAAATTGCAGATTTGATTGGCAAGAAAAGTGATGAAATCTTCTTTACCTCTGGTGGAACAGAAGGGGATAACTGGGTCATCAAGGGTGTGGCCTTTGAAAAAGCCCAGTTTGGCAAGCACATCATCGTGTCAGCTATTGAACATCCAGCAGTCAAGGAATCAGCCCTTTGGCTGAAAAGTCAAGGTTTTGAGATAGATTTTACTCCAGTTGATGAGAAAGGATTTGTGGATGTTGAAGCGTTAGCAGATTTGATACGTCCTGATACGACTCTCGTCTCCATTATGGCAGTTAACAACGAAATCGGCTCTATCCAGCCCATTGAGGCTATTTCGAAACTGTTAGAAGATAAGCCGACTATTTCCTTCCACGTTGATGCAGTTCAGGCACTTGCTAAGATTCCGACTGAAAAATACCTGACGGATCGGGTGGATTTTGCAACCTTTTCGAGCCATAAGTTTCATGGTGTGCGAGGAGTTGGCTTTGTCTATATCAAGTCTGGTAAGAAGATTACGCCTTTGTTGACTGGTGGTGGTCAGGAGCGAGACTATCGTTCGACAACTGAAAATGTAGCAGGGATTGCAGCGACAGCCAAAGCTCTTCGTTTGGTTATGGAAAAGTTAGATCTCTTTACTAGCAAGACAGGACAGATGAAGGCAGTCATTCGCCAAGCCCTTCTGGACTATCCAGACATTTTCGTCTTTTCGGATGAGGAAGACTTTGCCCCTCATATCCTGACTTTTGGGATTAAGGGGGTTCGTGGAGAAGTCATCGTTCATGCCTTTGAAGATTATGATATTTTCATTTCCACAACCTCTGCTTGTTCGTCCAAGGCAGGAAAACCCGCAGGGACCTTGATTGCCATGGGAGTGGACAAGGATAAGGCCCAGTCAGCTGTTCGCCTAAGCCTAGACTTGGAAAATGATATGAGTCAAGTCGAGCAGTTTTTGACCAAGTTAAAATTAATTTACAATCAAACTAGAAAAGTAAGATAG
- the thiI gene encoding tRNA uracil 4-sulfurtransferase ThiI: protein MQYSEIMIRYGELSTKHKNRMRFINKLRNNISDVLSIYPQVKVTADRDRAHAYLNGADYTAVAESLKQVFGIQNFSPVYKIEKSVDVLKSAVQEIMKEIYKEGMTFKITSKRSDHNFELDSRELNQTLGGAVFEAIPNVQAQMKNPDINLQVEIREEAAYLSYETFRGAGGLPVGSSGKGMLMLSGGIDSPVAGYLALKRGVDIEAVHFASPPYTSPGALKKAHDLTRKLTKFGGNIQFIEVPFTEIQEEIKAKAPEAYLMTLTRRFMMRITDRIREIRNGLIIINGESLGQVASQTLESMQTINAVTSTPVIRPVVTMDKLEIIDIAQEIDTFEISIQPFEDCCTIFAPDRPKTNPKIENAEQYEKRMDVEGLVERAVAGIMITKITPQAEKDAVDELIDNLL from the coding sequence ATGCAGTATTCAGAAATTATGATTCGATACGGAGAATTGTCAACCAAACACAAAAATCGTATGCGTTTCATTAATAAACTTCGTAATAATATTTCAGACGTTTTGTCTATCTATCCTCAAGTTAAGGTAACCGCAGATCGCGACCGTGCCCACGCTTACCTCAATGGAGCAGATTACACAGCAGTTGCAGAATCGCTCAAACAAGTCTTTGGAATTCAAAATTTTTCTCCTGTGTATAAGATTGAAAAGTCAGTGGACGTTCTGAAGTCTGCTGTCCAAGAGATTATGAAGGAAATCTATAAGGAAGGGATGACCTTTAAAATCACTAGTAAGCGTAGCGACCACAACTTTGAACTCGACAGTCGTGAACTGAATCAAACTCTTGGTGGAGCTGTTTTCGAGGCTATTCCAAACGTGCAAGCTCAGATGAAAAATCCAGATATTAATCTTCAGGTTGAGATTCGTGAAGAGGCTGCCTATCTTTCCTATGAAACTTTTCGTGGAGCAGGAGGATTACCTGTGGGAAGTTCTGGTAAAGGTATGCTCATGTTGTCAGGAGGAATTGACTCACCTGTAGCTGGTTATCTAGCTCTTAAACGAGGGGTAGATATTGAGGCGGTTCACTTTGCTAGCCCGCCATACACAAGTCCTGGTGCCCTCAAGAAAGCCCACGATTTGACTCGGAAATTGACCAAGTTTGGGGGCAATATCCAGTTTATCGAGGTGCCTTTTACAGAGATTCAAGAGGAAATCAAGGCTAAAGCGCCAGAAGCCTACCTCATGACCTTGACCCGTCGTTTTATGATGCGGATTACCGACCGTATTCGTGAGATACGAAATGGTTTAATTATCATCAATGGAGAAAGTCTTGGTCAAGTAGCCAGCCAGACCTTGGAAAGCATGCAGACTATCAACGCTGTGACCAGCACACCAGTCATTCGTCCCGTGGTTACCATGGACAAGTTGGAAATCATTGACATCGCGCAGGAAATCGATACCTTTGAAATTTCAATCCAGCCTTTTGAAGACTGCTGTACTATTTTTGCGCCTGACCGTCCTAAGACCAATCCTAAGATAGAGAATGCAGAGCAGTATGAAAAACGCATGGATGTTGAAGGATTGGTTGAGCGAGCAGTGGCAGGGATTATGATCACTAAGATCACACCTCAAGCTGAAAAAGATGCTGTCGATGAGTTAATTGATAATCTCCTCTAA
- a CDS encoding alpha/beta hydrolase has product MNHSYFYLKMKEHKLKVPYTGKERRVRVLLPKDYEKDTDRFYPVVYFHDGQNVFYSKESYIGHSWKIIPAIKRNPDISRMIVVAIDNDGMGRMNEYAAWKFQESPIPGQQFGGKGVEYAEFVMEVVKPFIDETYRTKADRQHTAMIGSSLGGNITQFIGLEYQDRIGCLGVFSSANWLHQEAFNRYIERKKLSPEQRIFIYVGTEEADDTDKTLMAGNIKQAYIDSSLRYYRDLIAGGVHLDNLVLKVQSGAIHSEIPWSENLPDCLRFFAEKW; this is encoded by the coding sequence ATGAATCATTCCTACTTTTACTTAAAAATGAAAGAACATAAACTCAAGGTTCCTTATACAGGAAAAGAGCGTCGTGTGCGTGTGCTTCTGCCTAAGGACTACGAGAAAGACACCGACCGTTTTTACCCAGTTGTTTACTTTCATGATGGGCAAAATGTCTTTTACAGTAAGGAGTCTTATATTGGACACTCTTGGAAGATTATTCCAGCTATTAAACGAAATCCTGACATCAGTCGCATGATTGTCGTTGCTATAGATAATGACGGCATGGGGCGGATGAATGAGTATGCGGCTTGGAAGTTTCAAGAATCTCCTATCCCAGGCCAGCAGTTTGGCGGTAAGGGTGTGGAGTATGCCGAGTTTGTCATGGAGGTGGTCAAGCCTTTTATCGATGAGACCTACCGTACTAAAGCTGATCGGCAGCATACGGCTATGATTGGCTCTTCACTAGGAGGCAATATTACCCAGTTTATCGGACTAGAGTACCAAGACCGAATTGGTTGTCTAGGTGTCTTCTCATCTGCTAACTGGCTTCACCAAGAAGCCTTTAACCGCTATATCGAGCGTAAGAAATTGTCGCCTGAACAGCGCATTTTCATCTATGTAGGAACAGAAGAAGCAGACGATACGGACAAGACCTTGATGGCTGGCAATATCAAGCAAGCCTATATCGACTCGTCGCTTCGTTATTACCGTGATTTGATTGCAGGTGGAGTACACTTGGATAATCTTGTCTTGAAAGTTCAGTCTGGTGCTATCCATAGTGAAATACCTTGGTCGGAAAATTTACCAGACTGTCTCCGATTTTTTGCAGAGAAATGGTAA
- a CDS encoding esterase family protein, with translation MHIENLSHWSGHLNREMYLNRYGHAGIPVVVFASSGGSHNEYYDFGMIDACASFIEEGRVQFFTLSSVDSESWLATWKNGHDQAEMHRAYERYVIEEAIPFIKHKTGWFDGMMTTGCSMGAYHALNFFLQHPDVFTKVIALSGVYDARFFVGDYYNDDAIYQNSPVDYIWNQNDGWFIDRYRQAEIVVCTGLGAWEQDGLPSFYKLKEAFDQKQIPAWFAEWGHDVAHDWEWWRKQMPYFLGHLYL, from the coding sequence ATGCATATTGAAAACCTCAGCCACTGGAGTGGTCACCTCAACCGTGAAATGTACCTTAACCGTTATGGACACGCTGGGATTCCAGTTGTTGTTTTTGCTTCATCTGGTGGTAGTCACAACGAATACTATGATTTTGGCATGATTGACGCCTGTGCTTCCTTTATCGAGGAAGGGCGAGTGCAGTTCTTTACTCTCTCCAGTGTTGACAGTGAGAGCTGGCTGGCTACTTGGAAAAATGGTCATGACCAGGCGGAGATGCACCGCGCCTACGAACGCTATGTGATTGAGGAGGCCATTCCTTTTATCAAGCACAAGACAGGTTGGTTTGATGGCATGATGACGACAGGTTGCTCGATGGGGGCCTATCATGCACTCAATTTCTTTCTTCAGCATCCAGATGTCTTTACCAAGGTGATTGCCCTCAGTGGTGTTTACGACGCACGTTTCTTCGTTGGCGATTACTACAATGACGATGCAATTTACCAAAACTCACCTGTAGATTATATCTGGAATCAAAACGACGGATGGTTTATCGATCGTTACCGTCAGGCGGAGATTGTCGTCTGTACGGGTCTCGGTGCTTGGGAACAAGATGGTCTGCCATCCTTCTACAAGCTTAAAGAAGCCTTTGACCAGAAACAAATTCCAGCCTGGTTTGCTGAATGGGGACACGATGTCGCTCACGACTGGGAATGGTGGCGTAAACAAATGCCCTATTTTCTTGGACACCTGTATCTATAA
- a CDS encoding acetyl-CoA carboxylase biotin carboxylase subunit family protein, with protein sequence MNYLVISPYYPQNFQQFTIELANKGITVLGIGQEPYEQLDEPLRNSLTEYFRVDNLENIDEVKRAVAFLFYKHGPIDRIESHNEYWLELDAALREQFNVFGAKPEDLKKTKFKSEMKKLFKKAGVPVVPGAVIHTEADVDKAVNEIGLPMIAKPDNGVGAAATFKLETEDDVNHFKAEWDHSTVYFFEKFVTSSEICTFDGLVDKDGNIVFSTTFDYAHTPLDLMIYKMDNSYYVLKDMDPKLRKYGEAIVKEFGMKERFFHIEFFRDGDDYIAIEYNNRPAGGFTIDVYNFAHSLDLYRGYAAIVAGEEFPASEFEPQYCLATSRRANANYVYSEENLLAKYSQQFKVKKIMPAAFAELQGDYLYMLTTPSRQEMEQMIADFGQRQE encoded by the coding sequence ATGAATTACCTTGTTATTTCTCCCTACTATCCGCAAAACTTCCAACAGTTTACAATCGAGCTAGCCAATAAAGGCATTACAGTCTTGGGGATTGGTCAAGAACCTTACGAACAACTAGATGAACCTTTGCGCAATAGCCTGACCGAGTATTTCCGTGTGGACAATCTTGAGAACATAGACGAAGTCAAGCGTGCTGTTGCCTTTCTGTTCTACAAGCATGGACCAATCGACCGCATCGAGTCCCACAATGAATACTGGCTTGAGCTGGATGCAGCACTTCGTGAGCAATTCAATGTTTTTGGTGCCAAACCAGAGGATCTCAAAAAGACCAAGTTTAAGTCTGAGATGAAGAAACTTTTCAAAAAAGCAGGTGTCCCTGTGGTACCTGGAGCTGTTATCCATACGGAAGCAGATGTGGATAAAGCAGTGAACGAAATCGGTCTACCAATGATTGCCAAACCTGACAATGGAGTGGGAGCGGCAGCAACCTTTAAGCTTGAGACAGAAGACGATGTAAATCACTTTAAGGCTGAATGGGACCATTCAACCGTGTATTTCTTTGAGAAATTTGTCACTTCTAGCGAAATCTGTACTTTTGACGGACTTGTGGACAAGGATGGCAACATCGTCTTTTCAACGACTTTCGATTATGCCCATACACCACTTGATCTGATGATTTATAAGATGGACAATTCCTACTATGTGCTCAAGGATATGGATCCCAAACTGCGTAAGTATGGCGAGGCCATTGTCAAGGAATTTGGTATGAAAGAGCGCTTTTTCCATATCGAGTTTTTCCGTGACGGGGACGACTACATTGCCATTGAGTACAATAACCGTCCTGCAGGTGGCTTTACCATTGATGTGTATAACTTCGCTCACTCCTTGGATCTCTACCGAGGTTATGCGGCGATTGTTGCAGGTGAAGAGTTCCCAGCATCAGAGTTTGAACCACAATACTGTTTAGCTACATCACGTCGTGCCAATGCAAATTATGTCTATTCAGAAGAGAACCTTCTTGCTAAGTACAGCCAGCAATTCAAGGTCAAAAAAATCATGCCAGCAGCCTTTGCAGAGCTACAAGGGGACTACCTTTATATGTTGACCACTCCGAGTCGCCAAGAGATGGAGCAGATGATTGCAGATTTTGGTCAACGTCAAGAATAA
- the gla gene encoding aquaglyceroporin Gla: MDFTWAIKYATEFLGTAILIILGNGAVANVELKGTKGHQSGWLVIAVGYGMGVMIPALMFGNVSGNHINPAFTLGLAVSGLFSWDQVPFYILAQVLGAIFGQALVVATHRPYYLKTENPNNILGTFSTISSIDHGTKESRFAATVNGFLNEFVGSFVLFFAALGLTKNFFGAEVLQYMKQMATQAGQTVDLSELAVKAQVAPHTAAGISVAHLALGFLVMALVTSLGGPTGPGLNPARDFGPRLLHELLPKSVLGQHKGDSKWWYAWVPVVAPIAAGIAAVALFKLLYL, from the coding sequence ATGGATTTTACATGGGCTATTAAATATGCCACAGAATTCTTGGGAACTGCTATTTTGATCATTCTTGGTAATGGTGCAGTTGCTAACGTTGAACTTAAAGGTACGAAAGGTCACCAAAGTGGCTGGCTCGTTATCGCGGTTGGTTACGGTATGGGGGTTATGATCCCAGCCTTGATGTTTGGTAACGTATCTGGTAACCACATCAACCCAGCTTTCACTCTTGGACTTGCTGTTAGTGGTCTTTTCTCTTGGGATCAAGTTCCATTTTACATCCTAGCACAAGTTTTGGGAGCAATCTTCGGTCAAGCTTTGGTTGTAGCGACTCACCGTCCTTACTACTTGAAGACAGAGAACCCTAACAATATCTTGGGTACCTTCTCAACAATTTCAAGCATTGACCACGGTACAAAAGAATCACGTTTTGCAGCTACTGTTAACGGCTTCCTCAATGAGTTTGTAGGTTCATTTGTTCTTTTCTTTGCAGCACTTGGTTTGACTAAAAACTTCTTTGGTGCAGAGGTTCTTCAATACATGAAACAAATGGCTACTCAAGCTGGACAAACTGTTGATTTAAGTGAATTGGCAGTGAAAGCTCAAGTAGCTCCACATACAGCTGCTGGGATCTCAGTTGCGCACTTGGCACTTGGTTTCCTAGTAATGGCCTTGGTAACTTCACTTGGTGGACCTACTGGTCCTGGTTTGAACCCAGCTCGTGACTTTGGACCTCGTCTTCTTCACGAACTCCTTCCAAAATCAGTTCTTGGTCAACACAAGGGTGATTCAAAATGGTGGTATGCATGGGTTCCAGTTGTAGCTCCAATTGCAGCGGGTATTGCGGCAGTAGCACTATTCAAACTACTTTACCTATAA
- a CDS encoding CppA N-terminal domain-containing protein: MNVNEIVRIVPTLKVNNRKLNEKFYIETLGMKPLLEESAFISLGDQTATERLILEEAPSMRTRKVEGLKKLARLLIKVENPSEIEALLSQMKSLPRLFKGNRGYAFEIVSPEEDVILVHAEDDIRDLVPLETVPEFYSNTSIKYVSQFEVSTELHLPEGTESLLDPEGVAPAITFTKGQGPDLAVENNVTWDLTMLKFLVRNFDLTSLRQKFEKTGYFVPKSEKFFLGKDTNNIELWFEEA; the protein is encoded by the coding sequence ATGAATGTGAATGAGATTGTTCGGATCGTTCCGACTTTGAAAGTTAATAATCGAAAATTAAATGAAAAATTTTACATTGAAACCCTGGGGATGAAACCTTTGCTGGAAGAGTCTGCCTTTATTTCTCTAGGTGATCAGACAGCTACGGAGAGATTGATTTTAGAAGAGGCTCCAAGCATGCGAACACGCAAAGTTGAAGGACTTAAGAAGCTAGCTAGACTCTTGATAAAGGTTGAGAATCCTTCTGAAATTGAAGCTCTTCTTTCTCAGATGAAGTCTCTTCCTCGTCTATTTAAAGGAAACCGTGGGTATGCTTTTGAGATTGTTTCTCCTGAAGAGGATGTGATCCTTGTTCATGCAGAAGATGATATAAGAGATTTGGTTCCACTGGAAACTGTTCCTGAATTTTATTCAAATACAAGTATAAAATACGTGAGCCAATTTGAGGTTTCTACGGAGTTGCATTTGCCTGAGGGGACAGAGAGTTTACTTGATCCTGAAGGAGTAGCGCCAGCAATTACCTTTACTAAAGGGCAAGGGCCAGATTTGGCTGTTGAAAACAATGTCACTTGGGACCTGACGATGTTGAAATTTTTAGTAAGAAATTTTGATCTAACCAGTCTTCGTCAGAAATTTGAAAAGACAGGCTACTTTGTCCCTAAGTCTGAAAAATTCTTCCTTGGTAAAGATACCAATAACATTGAATTGTGGTTTGAAGAAGCATGA
- a CDS encoding serine hydrolase domain-containing protein, protein MKLEKILRKIENQIEAGIYPGASFAYYKDGEWKESYLGLSDSERDLKTESGLVYDLASVSKVVGVGTVFTFLWQQGKLDIDRPVTDFLPECDYPDITIRQLLTHATDLDPFIPNRDKLSAEELREAMFHLNRRSQPAFLYSDVHFLLLGFLLEKIFDQDLDQIIEEQVLKPWGMMGTKFGPVEQAVPTVRGVEAGNIHDPKARLLGKHAGSAGLFSTVKDLQIFLEHYLKDDFAAELSRNFSPLDDKERSLAWNLEGAWLDHTGYTGTFIMWNRDKQEAAIFLSNRTYEKDERAQWIVDRNQVMEMIRQGE, encoded by the coding sequence ATGAAGTTGGAAAAAATTCTAAGAAAAATAGAAAATCAAATCGAGGCAGGGATTTATCCCGGGGCCTCTTTTGCGTATTATAAGGATGGTGAATGGAAAGAGTCTTATCTAGGATTGAGTGATTCAGAACGAGACTTGAAGACAGAAAGCGGTTTGGTTTATGATCTAGCCAGTGTGAGTAAGGTCGTGGGAGTGGGGACGGTTTTTACCTTCTTGTGGCAGCAGGGCAAATTAGATATTGATCGACCGGTGACGGATTTTTTACCGGAGTGTGATTATCCTGATATCACTATACGGCAGCTTCTGACCCATGCTACAGATTTAGACCCCTTCATTCCCAACCGTGACAAGTTAAGTGCAGAGGAATTGAGAGAAGCCATGTTTCACCTCAACAGACGAAGTCAGCCTGCTTTTCTATACTCAGACGTTCACTTTTTACTCTTGGGCTTTCTTTTGGAAAAAATCTTTGACCAAGACTTGGATCAGATTATAGAAGAACAAGTTTTGAAACCATGGGGAATGATGGGAACCAAGTTCGGCCCCGTTGAGCAAGCTGTACCAACAGTGAGAGGAGTAGAGGCCGGAAACATTCATGATCCCAAAGCCCGTCTATTAGGGAAACACGCAGGAAGTGCTGGTTTGTTTTCGACTGTTAAGGATTTGCAGATCTTCCTGGAACATTACTTGAAAGATGATTTTGCTGCAGAATTGAGCCGAAATTTTTCTCCTTTAGATGATAAGGAGCGTTCCCTAGCCTGGAATCTGGAAGGAGCTTGGCTCGACCATACGGGATATACAGGTACCTTCATCATGTGGAATCGGGATAAGCAGGAGGCGGCTATCTTTTTATCCAATCGAACGTATGAGAAGGATGAGCGTGCCCAGTGGATAGTCGATCGAAACCAAGTCATGGAAATGATTCGTCAAGGGGAGTAG